A genomic segment from Phragmites australis chromosome 6, lpPhrAust1.1, whole genome shotgun sequence encodes:
- the LOC133922952 gene encoding putative plant UBX domain-containing protein 14 — MESGLVSRFMEFTSCESQAYAVQHLCSCGWNLERAINIYFITGGVAGPSGVSTLLMPDEKDNDDHDDDVRAPIPARVEALYEDSYYGRRRGAAFDAQSIWEAPSPTPVPAVPVRAVSKSEVEATGWGEAKSGDEGEAGVENVSSQEAHDDAQEEDNNSEEEDYDLEMDEDDAYYDSLVEEGNSSNGREMDGEQPRPPQPQPEKKTLAELYRPPRELMYHGSFHDAKVHASRKDRFLLVNIQTEGEFASHLHNRDLWPDEVVSKVVKDNFVFLLLKGNYCGDECRKVCSFYKLEDDQLTSVLVLDPITGQLLAKRSGAIQPDEFMQFIDEYTKSKPSALPKPKVVQKTPTVPESSASTGARDEQEPAKPERSASAGATVEQEPAVPKSSASADACIEEEQESVPKIEAPAMMVDSDGPMDGEKMYKLRVRFPDGKVVAKEFGCKRRVAVLFAFCRSVVHDGGETEKKAFRIVRLAGRAFEEVQEDGATFEDLGLNCSTVSVVFNT, encoded by the exons ATGGAGAGCGGACTCGTCTCCCGCTTCATGGAGTTCACGTCCTGCGAGTCTCAGGCGTACGCCGTGCAGCACCTCTGTTCGTGCGGCTGGAACCTCGAGAGGGCGATCAACATATACTTCATCACCGGAGGCGTCGCTGGCCCGTCAGGTGTGTCCACCCTGCTCATGCCCGATGAGAAGGACAATGACGACCACGACGACGACGTGCGAGCCCCCATCCCCGCTCGCGTTGAAGCGTTGTACGAGGACTCGTACTACGGCCGTCGTCGCGGTGCTGCCTTCGACGCCCAGTCCATCTGGGAGGCGCCGTCTCCAACGCCGGTGCCGGCTGTGCCTGTGCGAGCAGTGTCTAAAAGTGAAGTAGAAGCGACCGGGTGGGGGGAAGCGAAATCCGGCGACGAAGGAGAAGCCGGGGTGGAAAACGTCAGCAGCCAGGAGGCCCACGACGATGCGCAAGAAGAAGATAACAACAGCGAGGAAG AAGACTACGACCTCGagatggatgaagacgacgCCTACTACGACTCGTTGGTGGAGGAAGGGAACAGCTCCAACGGCAGGGAGATGGATGGGGAGCAACCACGTCCGCCACAGCCGCAGCCGGAGAAGAAGACCCTGGCCGAGCTGTACCGGCCTCCGCGCGAGCTGATGTACCACGGATCCTTCCACGACGCCAAGGTACACGCGTCGAGGAAGGACCGGTTCCTGCTGGTGAACATACAGACGGAAGGCGAGTTCGCGTCGCACCTTCACAACCGGGACCTGTGGCCGGACGAGGTGGTGAGCAAGGTGGTCAAGGACAACTTCGTGTTCTTGCTGCTTAAGGGGAACTATTGCGGCGACGAATGCAGGAAAGTGTGCTCCTTTTACaagctcgaagacgatcagctGACCTCCGTGCTAGTCCTGGACCCGATCACAGGACAGTTGCTTGCCAAGCGGAGCGGCGCCATCCAGCCCGACGAGTTCATGCAGTTCATTGATGAATACACGAAGTCGAAGCCGAGCGCTCTGCCAAAACCGAAGGTCGTCCAAAAAACGCCAACGGTGCCCGAAAGCTCCGCATCTACGGGTGCACGCGACGAACAAGAACCGGCAAAGCCTGAGAGGTCTGCATCTGCCGGTGCAACCGTCGAGCAAGAACCGGCAGTGCCTAAGAGCTCTGCATCGGCCGATGCTTGCATCGAAGAAGAACAGGAATCGGTACCAAAGATCGAGGCGCCCGCCATGATGGTCGATTCTGATGGGCCCATGGACGGCGAGAAGATGTACAAACTGAGGGTACGCTTCCCTGACGGCAAAGTGGTCGCTAAAGAGTTCGGCTGCAAGCGGAGAGTCGCAGTCCTCTTCGCGTTCTGCAGGTCAGTTGTCCATGACGGAGGAGAGACCGAGAAGAAGGCGTTCCGGATCGTGAGGCTGGCCGGCCGAGCCTTTGAGGAGGTACAGGAAGACGGTGCGACGTTTGAAGATTTGGGGCTGAACTGCTCAACCGTTTCTGTTGTTTTCAATACTTAG